From one Doryrhamphus excisus isolate RoL2022-K1 chromosome 9, RoL_Dexc_1.0, whole genome shotgun sequence genomic stretch:
- the LOC131136339 gene encoding probable ribonuclease ZC3H12C — protein MGLRDHLEDGTGPGLDLDYLHVEGTERPDGLGATKGAGNVAAVGSGALSDSTSSLDSSSASFSSFSEESGESEDERLQAKNGDASARLDLVPKQSVEKSPQIQTTTDCRSKVDFALKLGYSEELVLLVLHKLGPAALINDILGELVKLGTKADVEQQRSGSAQSPSSSLICSSSSTDSYRLLCSSKLLEDKDNLRPVVVDGSNVAMSHGNKEVFSCHGIQLAVDWFLEQGHRDITVFVPAWRKEQSRPDALITDQEVLRQLEKDKILVFTPSRRVQGRRVVCYDDRFIVKLAYESDGIIVSNDNYRDLANEKPEWKKFIDQRLLMYSFVNDKFMPPDDPLGRHGPSLENFLRKRPIIPEHRKQPCPYGKKCTYGHKCKFYHPERGSQPQRSVADELRASAKMSSMVCKDHAEDTLMMKNQTSVQAEDQSEACQRTPKKQFSPLSSLTDLLEDQLQVQSKVEARRGSNGCSRSIFGEPMQGTPSFSGNLDEWDYPGASGGAFRGSTRPRLAENYYQSESPVMGYKSMVNTSSILSLPAAAEGLERFFPDNFQSRYLPSDCSCDSSVSSDTFSPDTVFDNRPSCHHHQSQLRHHHNPHHCSNQYVRPVSRSPPGLNQHTGRRRHDFDVEEPPFPSPLHPFRSPSAHILPPHLQHSLLNTNPGECLSPTIRPLQASSARTFSQGSLLGCNLTNSHWKEERLQDTRAYEGSHFPPRRNYSELRQQQQQHHQVNWDQHYQHPPRPCYDLFPIENLPDGPEKVWSSPWSRLSAPQNFPVEQSPPSAILQRETSSMGQYQDRRERVFLNLCGIFPADMVRVVMTRNPHLMDAQELAAAILMEKAQESS, from the exons ATGGGCCTGAGGGACCATCTAGAGGATGGGACAGGCCCAGGGTTGGATCTGGACTACCTCCACGTGGAAGGCACCGAGCGGCCTGATGGTCTGGGCGCCACAAAGGGTGCTGGGAATGTCGCAGCCGTTGGCTCTGGGGCCCTCAGTGACAGCACCAGCAGTCTGGATAGCAGCAGCGCTAGCTTTAGCAGTTTCTCTGAGGAGAGCGGAGAAAGTGAAGATGAACGACTCCAGGCTAAAAACGGAGACGCCTCTGCCAGGCTGGACCTGGTGCCAAAGCAGTCAGTGGAAAAATCACCTCAAATTCAGACTACCACTGATTGTCGCAGCAAAGTGGACTTTGCTTTGAAGCTGGGCTACTCTGAAGAACTAGTGCTGCTGGTGCTTCACAAACTGGGCCCGGCTGCACTCATCAATGATATCCTGGGAGAACTGGTCAAACTGGGGACCAAAGCTGACGTGGAGCAGCAAAGGAGCGGAAGCGCACAGTCTCCTTCCTCCTCTCTGATATGCTCCTCGTCCTCAACCGACTCCTACAGGCTGCTGTGCTCGTCCAAACTGCTGGAGGACAAAGACAATCTTCGGCCTGTTGTGGTGGATGGAAGCAACGTGGCCATGAG TCATGGCAATAAAGAAGTGTTCTCCTGCCATGGCATCCAACTGGCTGTTGATTGGTTCCTGGAGCAAGGTCATCGTGACATCACTGTTTTTGTCCCCGCCTGGAGGAAGGAGCAATCCCGTCCGGATGCTCTCATCACAG ACCAGGAAGTTCTACGGCAACTGGAAAAGGACAAGATCCTAGTCTTCACACCTTCGCGCCGAGTGCAGGGACGCCGAGTTGTCTGTTACGACGACCGTTTCATCGTCAAGCTGGCCTACGAGTCAGATGGCATCATAGTGTCCAACGATAACTACCGCGATCTGGCCAATGAGAAACCGGAATGGAAGAAGTTCATCGACCAGCGACTGTTGATGTATTCCTTTGTCAACGACAA ATTCATGCCCCCGGATGACCCACTCGGACGGCACGGACCCAGCTTGGAGAACTTCCTCAGGAAGCGACCTATTATTCCGGAACACAGGAAGCAGCCATGTCCTTACG GTAAGAAGTGTACGTACGGCCACAAGTGCAAGTTCTACCACCCGGAACGGGGTAGCCAGCCTCAGCGTTCTGTAGCTGATGAGCTCCGTGCCAGTGCCAAAATGTCCTCAATGGTGTGTAAAGACCACGCGGAAGACACCCTGATGATGAAGAACCAAACATCGGTCCAAGCGGAGGATCAGTCCGAGGCCTGCCAGAGAACCCCAAAGAAACAGTTCAGTCCTCTGAGCTCTCTCACTGATCTCTTGGAGGACCAGCTTCAAGTGCAGTCCAAAGTGGAAGCCCGCAGAGGAAGCAACGGCTGCAGCAGAAGTATTTTTGGGGAACCTATGCAAGGGACGCCTTCTTTCTCGGGAAACCTGGATGAGTGGGATTATCCAGGAGCGAGTGGGGGTGCATTCAGGGGATCTACAAGACCGCGACTTGCTGAAAATTACTATCAATCCGAGTCTCCAGTTATGGGCTACAAATCCATGGTGAATACGTCTTCCATCCTCAgtcttcctgctgctgcagagGGTCTGGAGCGCTTCTTCCCAGACAATTTCCAATCACGGTATCTTCCCTCAGACTGCAGTTGTGACAGCAGTGTCAGTTCTGACACCTTCTCTCCTGACACCGTGTTTGACAACAGACCTTCATGCCACCATCACCAGAGTCAGCTTCGTCATCATCACAACCCGCATCACTGCTCTAACCAGTATGTCAGACCTGTTAGCCGTAGTCCTCCTGGGCTGAACCAGCACACTGGAAGAAGAAGACATGATTTTGATGTGGAAGAACCACCTTTTCCGAGTCCTCTACATCCATTCCGATCTCCATCTGCTCACATCCTACCTCCTCATCTTCAGCATTCACTGCTGAACACAAATCCAGGTGAATGTCTTAGTCCTACCATCCGTCCACTCCAAGCATCCAGTGCTCGCACATTTTCTCAGGGATCCCTTCTGGGCTGCAATCTGACCAATTCCCATTGGAAAGAAGAGAGGCTGCAGGACACCAGAGCATATGAAGGTTCACATTTTCCTCCAAGGAGAAACTACTCAGAGCTacgacaacagcagcagcagcatcatcaAGTGAATTGGGACCAGCACTACCAGCATCCCCCGAGACCTTGTTATGATCTCTTTCCCATTGAGAACCTTCCTGATGGACCGGAGAAAGTCTGGTCCTCTCCTTGGAGCAGACTTTCGGCACCGCAAAACTTCCCTGTGGAACAATCGCCTCCATCCGCCATCCTGCAACGGGAGACATCCTCCATGGGTCAGTACCAGGACCGAAGGGAGAGGGTGTTCCTTAACCTCTGTGGTATTTTTCCAGCCGATATGGTGAGGGTGGTCATGACCAGGAACCCTCACCTGATGGATGCTCAGGAGCTTGCTGCCGCCATATTGATGGAGAAAGCGCAGGAGAGTTCTTGA